Proteins from a single region of Lentimicrobium saccharophilum:
- the pbpC gene encoding penicillin-binding protein 1C, with the protein MKNRILRVISHKWSRLILLWPALVFLSSFLVFLLFDRVFPFPVPEVSWSKVVYASDSSLLHAFLSKDDKWRMPVRLDEITPGLEKAFIFKEDRWFYYHPGVNPFSVCRAVFNNIAKGRRTSGASTITMQVVRLLDPAPRTYKAKIREMFRSLQLEWHLDKKEILQLYINLLPYGGNIEGVKAASLHYFDEEPRELSLAQIAMLTVIPNNPNALRPDENAELLRLKRDFWLNKMGRKALFSPAVIADALNEPISFQRYPIVRKAPHLSYRMKNINAESEIFTTINPSIQHRVEALSTAYVRRLRSFQIGNLAVIVVNNRTMEVEAYLGSAGFDEDAWQGQVDGVQALRSPGSALKPALYAMAFDQGLITPKMVVTDVPQNFAGYRPENYDETWRGKITVEQALAQSLNLPAVDLLEKVGTEHFASGLASVGFRWIGSNRSKLGLSMVLGGCGTTLEELTALYAAFANKGVWHSLKFVKSSPEARNDTICSPGAAYLITEILTRLRRPDLPNQYKDAADLPEIAWKTGTSYGRRDGWAIGYNQNFTIGVWTGNFPGNGVPELNGADFAVPLLFSIFNAIQPAQKPGWFVPPPDLDYRLVCSESGLPPDTFCHHQVMDYFIPGVSPAMRCNHLQKHYVNESGTISYCRSCLPEKGYREAWHPYYPPGLIAWYNEMQIPYQTLPPHNPHCPSVKFSGAPLITSLTDGAEYLIIKGRKQQLQLACNAENGVARIYWYLNDKLLRAALPGEKVFFTPEEGRYKISCSDNLGRNSDIWIKVTYI; encoded by the coding sequence ATGAAAAACAGGATTTTAAGGGTTATAAGTCATAAGTGGTCGCGGTTGATTTTACTGTGGCCGGCTCTTGTATTCCTGTCATCTTTTTTAGTTTTTCTTTTGTTTGATCGTGTTTTTCCTTTTCCTGTTCCGGAAGTTTCATGGTCAAAAGTGGTTTATGCTTCCGACAGTAGCCTGTTGCATGCTTTTTTAAGCAAAGATGATAAATGGCGGATGCCGGTTCGTTTGGATGAAATAACGCCAGGGCTGGAAAAGGCCTTTATTTTCAAAGAAGACCGCTGGTTTTATTACCATCCGGGGGTGAATCCCTTCTCGGTGTGCAGGGCTGTATTCAACAACATCGCTAAGGGCAGGAGAACTTCCGGCGCATCGACCATAACCATGCAGGTGGTCCGTTTGCTCGATCCTGCTCCGCGGACTTACAAGGCGAAAATCAGGGAAATGTTCAGGTCGCTCCAGCTTGAGTGGCATCTTGATAAAAAGGAGATTCTTCAATTGTATATCAATCTTCTGCCTTATGGAGGAAATATTGAAGGGGTTAAGGCAGCGTCGCTTCATTATTTTGACGAAGAGCCAAGGGAGCTCAGTCTGGCGCAGATTGCCATGCTTACGGTAATTCCCAATAACCCGAACGCATTGAGACCCGATGAAAATGCTGAATTGCTCAGGCTGAAGCGTGATTTCTGGCTGAATAAAATGGGAAGGAAAGCGCTTTTTTCACCTGCTGTTATCGCTGATGCACTCAACGAACCCATAAGCTTTCAGCGGTATCCGATCGTGCGTAAGGCTCCGCATCTTTCTTACAGAATGAAAAATATCAATGCTGAATCTGAAATTTTTACAACTATAAACCCATCCATTCAACATCGCGTGGAGGCACTGTCAACTGCCTATGTGCGAAGGTTACGTTCATTTCAGATCGGTAACCTTGCAGTTATTGTGGTAAACAACCGGACGATGGAGGTAGAAGCATATCTCGGATCAGCCGGCTTTGATGAGGATGCTTGGCAAGGGCAGGTCGATGGCGTTCAGGCGCTTCGCTCTCCCGGGTCGGCACTGAAACCGGCGCTCTATGCAATGGCTTTTGACCAGGGACTGATCACTCCCAAAATGGTGGTAACCGATGTGCCTCAGAATTTTGCGGGCTACCGGCCTGAAAATTATGATGAAACCTGGAGGGGAAAAATTACTGTAGAGCAAGCCCTGGCCCAATCGCTGAACCTGCCCGCTGTGGATTTGCTGGAGAAAGTCGGTACGGAACATTTTGCATCCGGACTTGCAAGCGTTGGTTTCAGATGGATTGGTTCAAACAGAAGTAAACTCGGGCTTTCGATGGTGCTAGGCGGATGCGGGACTACCCTGGAAGAGCTTACCGCCCTTTATGCTGCATTTGCAAACAAGGGCGTCTGGCATTCCCTGAAGTTTGTAAAGTCTTCTCCTGAAGCTCGTAATGATACCATTTGTTCTCCGGGAGCCGCCTATTTGATTACGGAAATCCTGACCCGGCTGCGTCGTCCTGATCTGCCAAATCAATATAAAGATGCGGCTGATTTGCCGGAAATCGCCTGGAAGACAGGAACATCCTATGGAAGAAGGGATGGCTGGGCTATCGGCTATAATCAAAATTTCACCATTGGCGTATGGACAGGCAATTTCCCGGGGAATGGCGTACCGGAACTCAACGGGGCTGATTTTGCCGTTCCGTTGCTGTTCAGTATATTTAATGCGATCCAGCCAGCTCAAAAGCCCGGATGGTTTGTCCCTCCGCCAGACCTCGATTACCGGCTGGTTTGCTCTGAAAGCGGATTGCCTCCTGACACTTTCTGTCATCATCAGGTAATGGACTATTTTATTCCGGGGGTTTCTCCTGCGATGCGCTGCAATCACCTTCAGAAACATTATGTAAATGAATCGGGAACAATCAGTTATTGCAGGTCATGCCTTCCTGAAAAAGGATACAGGGAAGCTTGGCATCCATACTATCCTCCGGGTCTGATTGCATGGTATAATGAGATGCAGATTCCATATCAGACTCTGCCACCTCACAATCCCCATTGCCCGTCTGTTAAATTTTCGGGTGCCCCTCTCATTACTTCTCTTACCGACGGGGCGGAATACCTGATCATCAAAGGACGCAAACAGCAGTTGCAACTTGCCTGCAATGCCGAAAACGGGGTAGCCAGGATATACTGGTACCTGAATGACAAACTCCTCAGGGCGGCATTACCCGGAGAAAAAGTTTTTTTTACACCTGAAGAAGGCCGGTATAAAATCAGCTGTTCAGATAATCTCGGCCGCAACAGTGACATTTGGATAAAAGTGACATATATATAA
- a CDS encoding autotransporter outer membrane beta-barrel domain-containing protein, whose amino-acid sequence MKTLFRLKSQLSVSRFITVCLLSAAMTIIPDQANADNIITSGTTLRVSAGTTLVSTGNLVINSGATLNNSGTVNLKSNLNNLNASQNSLGTGTVIFSGTATQAISGNNTIQNLTINNASGVNNNGQTQVNGVLTLTSGRVNLGAYNLTLGTSATIGGAPSSSAMIVATGSGQMRKSFAAAGSFVFPLGDNTGTAEYSPVTLNFSAGSFAGGNYAGVNLVNAAYPGSSGSYLNRYWNISQSGISSFTCNATFQYLVADVNGTETSIWCVRVLPEPQTNYQVANTTLHQLTANGLTAMGTFTGKLPITDKILNLTLFIEGFFNGTTMNQAQDVDDDLNQFNKFPGITVDTLSIFLADASAPYNYLFWAHALNLNTSGNVSANIPGTFSGNYYIAVFHRSSVQTWSSSPVSFAGSTINYNFTTSAGQAFGSNQKDLLGNGSVWGIYSGDITSSVGIQDGYVDFFDLVNIYNLNVNSAYGYQPADLTGDGFVDFVDLILDYNNNVNGIGMNTPQNPAKRPLMIR is encoded by the coding sequence ATGAAAACTTTGTTCAGGTTAAAAAGTCAATTATCCGTTTCGCGTTTTATAACAGTTTGCCTGTTATCAGCAGCGATGACAATTATACCCGATCAGGCAAATGCGGATAACATCATCACCAGTGGAACCACGTTAAGGGTTTCTGCCGGTACAACCCTGGTTTCCACAGGTAATCTGGTTATCAACAGTGGTGCGACCCTTAATAATTCGGGCACTGTTAACCTGAAAAGCAACCTGAATAACCTGAATGCAAGCCAGAATTCACTTGGAACAGGCACCGTTATATTTTCCGGAACAGCAACCCAGGCAATCAGTGGTAACAACACCATCCAGAACCTGACCATCAACAATGCCAGCGGAGTAAACAATAACGGGCAAACCCAGGTCAATGGAGTGCTGACACTGACAAGCGGGAGAGTGAATCTCGGGGCCTATAATCTTACCCTGGGAACTTCAGCAACGATTGGTGGTGCTCCTTCATCTTCGGCAATGATCGTTGCCACCGGATCGGGACAAATGAGGAAGTCTTTTGCGGCCGCGGGCTCTTTTGTCTTTCCTTTGGGCGACAATACCGGTACAGCTGAATACTCGCCTGTCACCCTCAACTTCAGTGCAGGATCTTTTGCCGGTGGAAACTACGCCGGTGTCAATCTTGTTAATGCAGCTTATCCCGGTTCTTCAGGCAGCTACCTCAACAGATACTGGAATATCTCTCAGAGCGGAATCAGTTCATTTACCTGCAATGCAACTTTTCAGTATCTTGTGGCTGATGTAAACGGAACTGAAACCAGTATCTGGTGCGTGAGGGTGCTCCCGGAACCACAAACCAATTATCAGGTTGCCAATACTACCTTACATCAGTTGACGGCCAATGGACTTACCGCAATGGGAACCTTTACAGGTAAACTTCCTATTACTGACAAAATTCTTAACCTGACTCTTTTCATTGAAGGTTTCTTTAACGGCACAACTATGAATCAGGCACAGGATGTAGACGATGATCTGAACCAATTCAACAAATTCCCGGGGATTACGGTAGATACACTAAGCATTTTTCTGGCTGATGCCTCTGCCCCTTACAACTACCTGTTCTGGGCTCATGCCCTGAATCTTAATACCAGTGGAAATGTCAGCGCTAACATCCCGGGCACATTTTCAGGCAATTATTATATTGCAGTTTTTCATCGCTCAAGTGTCCAGACGTGGAGTAGTTCTCCCGTTTCCTTTGCCGGCTCAACCATAAACTATAACTTCACGACCTCTGCAGGGCAGGCATTCGGCTCCAATCAGAAAGACCTGCTGGGCAACGGTTCAGTCTGGGGTATCTATTCGGGCGATATTACATCCTCAGTCGGTATTCAGGACGGCTATGTCGACTTTTTCGACCTGGTGAACATCTATAATCTGAATGTGAACAGTGCTTACGGATATCAGCCTGCCGATCTTACCGGGGATGGCTTTGTAGATTTTGTGGACCTGATCCTGGATTATAACAATAACGTTAACGGGATCGGCATGAATACGCCCCAGAATCCGGCCAAAAGACCATTAATGATCAGGTAG
- the selD gene encoding selenide, water dikinase SelD, producing MVKLTRFTHGLGCACKIRPADLEKVLAGLPPVTDPNVLVGADNRDDAAVYRINDALAVVQTVDFFTPVVDDPYTFGAIAAANALSDIYAMGGQASFALNIAAFPVNRLPLGVLNDIVKGASDKAAEAGISILGGHSIEDNEPKFGMVVTGFVNPSHVISNAGAMPGDALVLTKPIGTGIISTAAKMGLAKEETMREAEEIMMKLNKISSELMLRRKVHACTDITGFGLVGHLHEMAVASGVDAVIEFNRIPFISEVQALALAGAIPGGTKANYNFALGWTDFSQLSMIERYLVCDAQSSGGLLVCLPEEEAETYIKSLLDNGIAGAFIGTIPGKGTGNIKIS from the coding sequence GTGGTTAAATTAACCCGATTTACGCATGGTTTGGGCTGCGCATGTAAGATCAGGCCGGCTGACCTGGAAAAAGTACTGGCCGGATTACCTCCCGTGACAGATCCAAATGTGCTGGTGGGCGCTGATAATAGAGATGATGCGGCCGTTTACAGAATTAATGATGCACTGGCTGTGGTGCAGACCGTTGATTTTTTTACCCCTGTGGTTGACGACCCTTATACTTTTGGTGCAATCGCTGCTGCAAATGCTCTCAGCGATATTTATGCCATGGGCGGACAGGCCTCTTTTGCCTTGAATATTGCGGCTTTTCCCGTTAACCGCCTGCCATTGGGCGTATTGAATGATATTGTCAAAGGTGCTTCCGATAAAGCAGCCGAAGCAGGGATTTCGATTCTGGGCGGTCATTCCATTGAAGATAATGAACCTAAATTTGGAATGGTTGTCACAGGTTTTGTAAACCCCAGCCATGTAATATCCAATGCAGGGGCCATGCCCGGAGATGCTCTGGTGCTCACGAAACCAATCGGGACAGGGATTATTTCAACTGCCGCCAAAATGGGACTCGCAAAGGAAGAAACAATGCGGGAAGCAGAGGAAATAATGATGAAGCTGAACAAAATTTCCTCTGAACTTATGCTCAGAAGGAAAGTTCATGCCTGCACCGATATTACCGGTTTCGGACTTGTCGGACATTTGCATGAAATGGCTGTTGCTTCAGGTGTGGATGCCGTGATAGAGTTTAACCGCATTCCGTTTATCAGTGAAGTTCAGGCACTTGCATTGGCCGGAGCGATTCCTGGCGGGACAAAAGCAAACTACAATTTCGCCCTGGGGTGGACTGATTTTAGTCAATTATCCATGATTGAGAGATACCTTGTATGTGATGCACAGTCATCAGGCGGATTGCTGGTATGTTTACCCGAAGAAGAAGCTGAGACCTATATCAAATCACTTCTGGACAACGGAATAGCGGGGGCATTCATCGGAACTATCCCTGGTAAAGGTACAGGTAATATTAAAATATCCTGA